A single genomic interval of Fretibacterium sp. OH1220_COT-178 harbors:
- a CDS encoding SpoIID/LytB domain-containing protein, producing MFGARMRTGMSFRMLLAMWGLLLLGGRSEARDVYVRLASGGSFSVAGEQGITLSDGEQRSHSLGSSVSIGLRGGKVVVGKQVFALPVRLSSPGLLRFNKRSYRGDFLLTRQGFLLNVLHLEDYLCGVLPAEVGTKWPMEALRVQAIISRTYVLRQSMNRSARGYDVTDSVSDQVYRGAGVETARTNQAVQSTAGEILVYGKDLAFTPFHSDSGGHTANNADVWGKVLPYLGGVREPVDYRSPNASWTAKISRDRVEAALAKIGGGSVAPLSEIRIAETDKGGRATKLTFVGGGGSKTFKSSLFRTAVGPNLLKSTMLTAVSEKAPRPAPPMADDGAVPEVRESDWLPDIPGPRPSEGLPRAPVPTSNEPLTSKQEERLTRMTADGVFSTTELMDMLKNPEKKKGYLYLGIQRGGGKEKSPAPPPKKAVPARSVEPPRAKAPLPSTGAAIVREGDTFIFRGSGWGHGVGLSQWGTLALAKAGWNAERILEHYYPGTDVKRYR from the coding sequence TTGTTTGGCGCAAGGATGAGGACGGGCATGTCCTTCCGGATGCTTTTGGCCATGTGGGGTCTCTTATTGTTGGGGGGGCGGTCGGAGGCGCGCGATGTCTACGTTCGTCTGGCCTCCGGGGGCTCCTTTTCGGTCGCAGGGGAACAGGGGATCACGCTGTCGGACGGTGAACAAAGGAGCCACAGCCTGGGCAGTTCGGTCTCCATCGGCCTGAGGGGCGGCAAGGTCGTGGTGGGGAAACAGGTCTTTGCGCTCCCCGTGCGCCTCTCGAGTCCGGGGCTTCTGCGCTTCAACAAGCGGAGCTATCGGGGCGATTTTCTCCTGACGCGACAGGGTTTTTTGTTGAACGTGCTGCACCTGGAGGATTATCTGTGCGGCGTGCTTCCCGCCGAGGTGGGGACGAAATGGCCCATGGAGGCCCTTCGGGTGCAGGCGATCATCTCGCGAACCTATGTCCTGCGCCAAAGCATGAATCGATCGGCTCGAGGCTACGACGTCACGGATTCGGTGTCCGACCAGGTGTACCGCGGTGCGGGGGTGGAGACCGCCCGAACGAATCAGGCCGTACAGAGCACGGCGGGAGAGATCCTGGTCTACGGCAAGGACCTTGCGTTCACGCCGTTTCACTCGGACAGCGGAGGGCATACGGCGAACAATGCGGACGTCTGGGGCAAGGTTTTGCCCTATCTCGGCGGCGTTCGGGAGCCTGTGGATTACCGTTCCCCCAACGCCAGCTGGACGGCAAAAATTTCTCGGGACAGAGTGGAGGCTGCATTGGCCAAGATCGGCGGCGGTTCGGTGGCTCCGCTCTCCGAGATCCGCATCGCAGAGACCGACAAGGGCGGGAGGGCGACTAAGCTGACCTTCGTGGGGGGGGGCGGTTCGAAGACCTTTAAGTCCAGCCTGTTTCGCACGGCGGTCGGGCCGAACCTCCTGAAGAGCACCATGTTGACGGCCGTTTCGGAGAAGGCCCCTCGGCCCGCTCCCCCCATGGCCGACGACGGTGCCGTGCCCGAGGTTCGGGAGTCCGACTGGCTTCCCGACATTCCGGGGCCACGGCCCTCGGAGGGCTTGCCCAGGGCGCCGGTACCGACGTCGAACGAGCCCCTCACCTCGAAACAGGAGGAGCGTCTGACGCGGATGACCGCGGATGGCGTCTTTTCCACGACGGAGCTTATGGACATGCTGAAGAACCCCGAAAAGAAAAAGGGCTATCTCTATCTGGGCATTCAGCGTGGGGGAGGAAAGGAAAAATCTCCGGCGCCCCCTCCGAAAAAGGCCGTTCCCGCCCGGTCCGTCGAGCCTCCGCGCGCCAAGGCTCCGCTCCCGTCGACTGGGGCGGCCATCGTTCGTGAGGGGGACACCTTCATCTTTCGAGGAAGCGGATGGGGACATGGGGTGGGGCTTTCCCAGTGGGGCACCCTGGCGCTCGCCAAGGCTGGATGGAATGCCGAGCGCATTCTCGAGCACTATTACCCGGGAACCGACGTGAAACGCTACAGATGA
- the mltG gene encoding endolytic transglycosylase MltG, with amino-acid sequence MKRLGWYLAIALFLGLGLGYASFHQKLPSEFWERLLPVSHGEMRVVLIGPKMNARQIAQAFFDQDALVGPPVALARWMARLGLDRNFRPGSYRVGRSDPWNLARQLKTLRPTVVKLTLVPGADIFSLRELFSQDLLPPGPGSDDRLSLSILDDGNYPLEMRDVLPEDEESRIAFLLPDTYFLTERKPLELVRVAAHAWWDRYGGRIASMASRDVVDAAKIASMVQREALWDKEGPEIAAVIRNRLKKGMPLQIDATVVYAWKRKGRKVTRVLHSDLAVDSPYNTYRFPGLPPHPICIPSSPAWDAAIGSEANAYYYYVARKNGYHYFSSTYEGHLRNIKKARSE; translated from the coding sequence GTGAAGCGACTTGGGTGGTATCTGGCGATTGCTTTATTCTTGGGGCTGGGGTTGGGATATGCTTCCTTTCACCAGAAGCTCCCCAGCGAATTTTGGGAGCGCCTCCTGCCCGTTTCGCATGGTGAGATGCGCGTTGTCCTCATCGGTCCCAAGATGAACGCCCGTCAGATCGCCCAGGCCTTTTTCGATCAGGATGCCTTGGTGGGTCCTCCTGTGGCGCTGGCACGATGGATGGCGCGTTTGGGACTGGATCGCAACTTCCGACCGGGGAGTTACCGCGTTGGGCGATCCGACCCTTGGAACCTGGCACGTCAGCTCAAGACGTTGCGCCCGACGGTGGTCAAGTTGACCCTCGTCCCGGGGGCCGATATCTTCTCCCTTCGGGAGCTCTTCAGCCAGGATCTCCTCCCTCCCGGTCCGGGGAGCGACGATCGTCTCAGCCTTTCCATCCTGGACGATGGCAACTATCCCTTGGAGATGAGGGACGTTCTGCCCGAGGATGAGGAGTCGAGAATCGCCTTTCTCCTTCCCGACACCTACTTCCTCACGGAGAGGAAGCCGCTGGAGCTGGTGCGTGTTGCCGCACATGCCTGGTGGGACCGGTACGGCGGTCGGATTGCGTCCATGGCCTCTCGGGACGTGGTCGACGCGGCGAAGATCGCGTCGATGGTGCAGCGAGAGGCCCTTTGGGACAAGGAGGGGCCCGAGATTGCGGCCGTCATCCGCAACCGGTTGAAGAAAGGGATGCCGCTTCAGATCGACGCCACGGTGGTCTACGCCTGGAAGCGCAAGGGACGGAAGGTGACGCGGGTTCTTCACAGCGATCTGGCCGTCGATTCGCCCTACAACACCTACCGTTTTCCGGGCCTGCCCCCACACCCCATCTGTATTCCGTCATCTCCCGCATGGGATGCGGCGATTGGCTCCGAGGCGAATGCTTATTACTACTATGTGGCGAGAAAGAACGGATATCATTACTTTTCCTCGACTTACGAGGGGCATCTCCGGAACATCAAAAAGGCCCGTTCGGAGTAG
- a CDS encoding YebC/PmpR family DNA-binding transcriptional regulator — protein MAGHSKWANIKHRKAAQDAKRGNLFQKLVRAIIIAAKEGGGDPAMNMRLKTAIERAKAVSVPMDNIIRGIKRGTGEIEGATYEELTYEAYGPNGIAVLVEVTTDNRNRTTPEIRALLTRNGGQMGEAGSVSWMFDRKGVVEVKGKGLDEDALMSCGLEAGMTDMEPGDEGYTLYCEPGDLNTLQEALEKANYGVESAETSMIPKTPVEVSDVDTARKIMRLIEVLEEHDDTQNVYSNFDLSDEVAAQLEE, from the coding sequence TTGGCGGGACATTCCAAATGGGCTAACATCAAGCATCGTAAGGCCGCTCAGGATGCCAAGCGGGGCAACCTTTTCCAGAAGCTGGTGCGTGCAATCATCATCGCGGCCAAGGAGGGTGGCGGGGACCCCGCGATGAACATGCGCCTGAAGACGGCGATCGAGAGGGCCAAGGCCGTCAGCGTCCCCATGGACAACATCATTCGCGGCATCAAGCGGGGGACGGGCGAGATCGAGGGGGCCACTTACGAGGAGCTGACCTACGAGGCCTATGGTCCGAACGGCATCGCCGTTCTGGTCGAGGTGACGACCGACAACCGCAACCGTACGACCCCGGAGATCCGGGCCCTGCTGACGCGCAACGGAGGGCAGATGGGGGAGGCCGGCAGCGTCTCCTGGATGTTCGACCGTAAGGGAGTCGTCGAGGTCAAGGGCAAGGGGCTGGACGAGGACGCCCTGATGTCCTGCGGTCTCGAGGCGGGGATGACGGATATGGAGCCCGGCGACGAGGGATACACGCTCTATTGCGAGCCGGGGGACCTCAATACGCTTCAGGAGGCTCTCGAGAAGGCCAACTACGGGGTCGAGAGCGCGGAGACCTCCATGATCCCGAAGACGCCCGTCGAGGTGTCGGACGTTGACACGGCGCGGAAGATCATGCGTCTGATCGAGGTGCTCGAGGAGCACGACGACACTCAGAACGTCTATTCCAACTTCGATCTTTCCGACGAGGTCGCCGCTCAGCTCGAGGAGTGA
- a CDS encoding DNA translocase FtsK, with product MMPLTSERDNKTQHRRHAAKQNPGRGSWFELLLFFLMAAGIYTIATLLDSSWTGDSGRRIGGYLRSVWGGALLVPLLFWLYLCVAWLVRFRVPRPLGQILGTFQLYLSIAFMLGLFRKVGWNPGWTLSEPGRIGDGLADFFVLNLGVLGTVLVSFASLFLAGMFFGLRFPAFLTALFASRLQEGARPDARSAVEGRVEEPKVDARPQEGDRGPRLVRHASPGGLPFDPLKPTGTVIVFDPEEPRPEAEPDVEKPEAPVFEEHRDGEPFVNEGKLVFAPMEVEEEVAFSGEPPRDSDHPCHPDEGEQGKLPGDEEKVSLEQTGETPVAESSEPPQTAVEILDHLLASLEAGEYDVPPPPQQETPVERVSTNRRPPVADLPGAASGEEPEPSPKTAAAEGEPAGLRHGAWRAEGRVVEVNSTPKIGAEERMREIRDRLVSPAPERSTVEDRANSDGRDSAVQEVFPDVNLPDEEEAKRFRAGAFPPPLDILGPAVRDEDREDARELADSQAEIIVDTLQNFGVKATVAHIVVGPSVIQFQIELAPGIKVSKVAGLANDLTMALAVVSVRVEAPILGQRYVGIEIPNPRRKGIALRSAMESEEFQKGDFLLPLPMGMRVDSRYLVCGLEDMPHLLVAGTTGSGKSVFVNSCILGMCSRRSPDALRLILVDPKHVEFAIYEGLPHLLARPVSDPRKAISALSWAVQEMERRTECFARARVRNLASYNEKVLPKDRFPNIVVVVDELADLMYTAGKEVEGLIARLAQKARAAGIHLILATQRPSVDVITGLIKANVPARVAFAVPSQTDSRTIIDTGGADKLLGKGDMLFFSTRYPRPLRLQAPFITEERTLDFVEYMKGAFGEPEYIEFEDAGNPTGEGNGRNGSSIVDDPKMEEAIRVVMDTGIASASGLQRYLNIGYPRAGRIITGLEQLGIVGPQPANSSKSRDILMDEDGAFEALEHARTGGLFGE from the coding sequence ATGATGCCCTTGACGAGCGAACGCGACAATAAAACTCAGCACAGGCGGCACGCGGCGAAACAGAATCCCGGCCGGGGAAGCTGGTTCGAGCTGCTTCTGTTCTTCCTGATGGCTGCCGGGATCTACACGATAGCGACACTTCTGGACAGTTCCTGGACGGGGGACTCGGGCCGGCGCATCGGAGGGTATCTGCGCTCCGTTTGGGGCGGGGCCCTCCTCGTCCCTCTTTTGTTCTGGCTGTATCTCTGTGTTGCCTGGCTCGTTCGTTTTCGGGTGCCTCGCCCTCTGGGGCAGATTTTGGGGACCTTCCAGCTTTACCTGTCCATCGCCTTCATGCTGGGACTGTTTCGGAAGGTGGGGTGGAATCCGGGCTGGACCCTTTCCGAGCCGGGCCGCATCGGCGACGGACTGGCCGACTTTTTCGTCCTGAATCTGGGGGTTTTGGGCACGGTGCTCGTCTCCTTCGCCTCTCTTTTCCTGGCCGGAATGTTCTTCGGCTTGCGCTTTCCCGCTTTTTTGACGGCTCTTTTCGCCTCTCGGCTGCAGGAAGGAGCCCGCCCCGACGCACGATCGGCCGTCGAGGGGCGGGTCGAGGAGCCGAAGGTTGACGCCCGACCACAGGAGGGCGACAGAGGACCGCGCCTTGTCCGGCACGCCTCGCCCGGGGGCCTTCCCTTCGATCCGCTCAAACCCACGGGGACGGTCATCGTTTTTGATCCCGAGGAACCTCGGCCCGAGGCGGAGCCTGACGTTGAGAAGCCCGAGGCCCCCGTGTTCGAGGAGCATCGGGATGGGGAGCCGTTCGTCAACGAGGGGAAGCTGGTCTTTGCTCCGATGGAGGTGGAGGAGGAGGTCGCTTTTTCGGGCGAGCCGCCCAGGGATTCCGACCATCCCTGCCATCCCGACGAGGGGGAACAGGGGAAACTTCCGGGGGACGAGGAGAAGGTCTCTTTGGAACAGACAGGGGAGACGCCCGTCGCGGAGTCCTCGGAGCCGCCTCAGACGGCGGTCGAGATTTTGGATCACCTGTTGGCCTCTCTGGAGGCGGGAGAGTACGATGTGCCTCCTCCCCCCCAGCAGGAGACGCCCGTCGAACGCGTTTCGACGAACCGACGTCCGCCGGTGGCGGACCTTCCGGGGGCGGCCTCGGGCGAGGAGCCCGAACCTTCCCCAAAGACGGCCGCAGCGGAAGGGGAGCCCGCCGGATTGAGGCATGGCGCGTGGCGGGCGGAGGGGCGGGTCGTCGAGGTCAACAGCACGCCCAAGATAGGGGCCGAGGAGCGGATGAGGGAGATCCGGGATCGTCTCGTCTCGCCGGCCCCCGAGCGGTCCACCGTCGAGGATCGGGCGAATTCGGACGGCCGGGATTCCGCCGTTCAGGAGGTTTTTCCCGATGTGAACCTTCCGGACGAGGAGGAGGCAAAGCGGTTCCGTGCAGGCGCATTCCCTCCGCCCCTGGATATTCTCGGCCCTGCGGTACGGGACGAAGACCGGGAGGACGCCCGGGAGCTGGCGGACAGCCAGGCGGAGATCATCGTCGACACGCTGCAGAATTTCGGGGTCAAGGCGACGGTTGCTCACATTGTCGTGGGCCCCTCGGTCATTCAGTTTCAGATCGAGCTGGCCCCCGGAATCAAGGTGAGCAAGGTCGCGGGGCTGGCCAACGATCTGACGATGGCGCTGGCGGTCGTCTCCGTCCGTGTTGAGGCCCCGATCTTAGGGCAGCGCTATGTGGGCATCGAGATCCCCAATCCGAGGCGCAAGGGCATAGCCCTGCGCTCCGCGATGGAATCAGAGGAATTTCAAAAGGGCGATTTCCTTTTGCCGCTGCCTATGGGGATGCGGGTCGACTCCCGTTACCTGGTCTGCGGCCTTGAGGACATGCCGCACCTGCTGGTTGCTGGCACCACGGGATCGGGCAAGAGCGTCTTCGTCAACAGCTGTATCCTTGGGATGTGTTCGCGGCGCTCCCCCGACGCGCTGAGGCTCATTCTGGTGGACCCCAAGCACGTGGAGTTCGCCATCTACGAGGGGCTGCCCCATCTTCTGGCTCGCCCCGTCTCCGATCCCAGAAAGGCCATTTCCGCGCTCTCCTGGGCGGTTCAGGAGATGGAGCGCCGTACGGAGTGCTTTGCGCGCGCCCGGGTCCGCAATCTGGCCTCCTACAACGAGAAGGTCCTGCCGAAGGATCGTTTCCCGAACATCGTCGTGGTGGTCGACGAGCTGGCGGACCTGATGTATACGGCCGGCAAGGAGGTCGAGGGCCTGATCGCACGTCTGGCCCAGAAGGCCCGGGCGGCGGGGATCCACCTGATCCTGGCGACGCAGCGCCCCTCGGTGGACGTCATCACCGGGTTGATCAAGGCGAACGTCCCCGCGCGTGTGGCGTTTGCGGTGCCGTCTCAGACGGATTCCCGCACCATCATCGACACCGGCGGGGCCGACAAGCTCCTGGGGAAGGGCGACATGCTGTTCTTCAGCACGCGCTATCCGCGTCCGCTTCGGCTCCAGGCGCCGTTCATCACCGAGGAACGCACGCTGGATTTTGTGGAATACATGAAGGGGGCCTTCGGAGAACCGGAGTACATCGAGTTCGAGGACGCGGGGAACCCGACGGGCGAGGGCAACGGCAGGAACGGTTCGAGCATCGTCGACGATCCGAAGATGGAGGAGGCGATACGGGTGGTCATGGACACCGGCATCGCTTCGGCGAGCGGCCTGCAGCGCTATCTCAACATCGGCTATCCGAGGGCCGGACGGATCATCACGGGCCTGGAACAGTTGGGCATCGTGGGGCCCCAGCCCGCCAACTCCTCGAAGTCGCGGGACATCCTGATGGACGAGGACGGTGCTTTCGAGGCCCTGGAGCACGCGCGGACGGGCGGGCTCTTCGGGGAGTAG
- the ruvC gene encoding crossover junction endodeoxyribonuclease RuvC: MPVSASGGRVCLGIDPGLARVGYGIVEQQGSRLRVLKFGCIETSPRMPFTRRLLHIYEALGEQLEHCAPHFMSVERLFFGRNITTAEFVWQARGVVMLLAAQRGIPVLEPKPSQIKLAVCGTGGADKTQVQRMIQRLLGLEEIPSPDDAADALAAALAGLAYYGSSLVPGAELALSSSGGEP; the protein is encoded by the coding sequence ATGCCCGTTTCCGCAAGCGGCGGGCGGGTCTGTCTGGGGATCGACCCCGGCCTGGCCCGGGTGGGGTACGGCATTGTGGAGCAGCAGGGAAGCCGCCTGCGGGTCCTGAAGTTCGGCTGTATCGAGACGAGCCCAAGGATGCCGTTCACCCGCAGACTCCTGCATATTTATGAGGCCTTGGGGGAGCAGCTCGAACACTGCGCCCCCCATTTCATGTCTGTGGAGCGCCTTTTCTTCGGGCGCAACATCACGACGGCGGAATTCGTCTGGCAGGCCCGAGGGGTCGTGATGCTCCTGGCGGCCCAGAGGGGCATTCCGGTCCTCGAACCCAAACCCAGTCAGATCAAGCTGGCCGTCTGTGGCACGGGCGGTGCCGACAAGACCCAGGTGCAGCGGATGATCCAGCGCCTTTTGGGGCTCGAGGAGATCCCGTCGCCCGACGACGCTGCCGATGCCCTTGCGGCGGCTCTGGCCGGTCTGGCCTACTATGGCTCGAGCCTCGTTCCGGGGGCGGAGCTCGCGCTTTCCTCCTCGGGAGGGGAGCCGTGA
- the ruvB gene encoding Holliday junction branch migration DNA helicase RuvB: protein MQDQYENEPRFFSAPRSQEDVSVRPRSLEDFIGQERVREKLRIYMEAARGRREPLDHILFYGPPGLGKTTLAGIIAQEMGGQLRTTTGPALERAGDLAAIVSNVEPNDVLFIDEIHRMPAQVEEILYPAMEDFALHIVVGKGPLAKTIGLSLPRFTLCGATTRLGLLTSPLRARFGIVEQLALYTEGELSRIVLRAGGVMDVRILDEAALEIAKRARGTPRVALRLLRRVRDVAAVRGSGVIDAEAAAQAMDMLDIDAEGLDEGDRRILRTIIELFEGGPVGLGTIAAALNEDMQTIEDIYEPYLIQKGLLERTPRGRRATGNAYAYLGKPAPRGGDDPLLPFGDEEQAY from the coding sequence ATGCAGGATCAGTACGAAAACGAGCCCCGTTTCTTTTCGGCTCCCCGCTCTCAGGAGGACGTGAGCGTCAGACCCCGCTCCCTGGAGGATTTTATCGGTCAGGAGCGGGTGCGCGAGAAGCTGCGAATCTATATGGAGGCCGCCCGAGGGCGCCGGGAACCCCTGGACCACATTCTCTTTTATGGTCCGCCCGGCCTCGGCAAAACCACGCTGGCGGGGATCATCGCTCAGGAGATGGGGGGGCAGCTGCGCACGACGACCGGTCCTGCGCTCGAGCGGGCCGGTGACCTCGCGGCGATCGTCTCGAACGTGGAGCCCAACGACGTGTTGTTCATCGACGAGATTCATCGCATGCCGGCCCAGGTGGAGGAGATCCTCTACCCTGCCATGGAGGACTTCGCCCTGCACATCGTGGTGGGCAAGGGCCCTCTGGCCAAGACGATAGGGCTCTCCCTGCCGCGTTTCACGCTTTGCGGGGCGACGACCCGGCTGGGGCTTCTGACCTCGCCGCTCCGTGCCCGCTTCGGCATCGTGGAGCAGCTCGCGCTCTATACGGAGGGGGAACTGTCCCGAATTGTCCTCCGGGCCGGCGGGGTCATGGATGTCCGCATTCTCGACGAGGCGGCCCTGGAGATTGCGAAACGTGCTCGGGGGACTCCGCGAGTGGCCCTGAGGCTTTTGCGGCGAGTCCGGGACGTCGCCGCGGTGCGGGGAAGCGGCGTGATCGACGCGGAGGCCGCCGCCCAGGCCATGGACATGCTCGACATCGATGCGGAGGGGCTGGACGAGGGCGATCGCCGTATCCTGCGCACGATCATCGAGCTGTTCGAGGGAGGGCCCGTCGGTCTGGGGACGATCGCGGCAGCCCTGAATGAGGATATGCAGACCATCGAGGATATTTATGAGCCCTACCTGATTCAGAAGGGGCTGCTGGAGCGCACCCCGCGGGGGCGCCGGGCGACGGGCAACGCTTACGCGTACCTCGGAAAACCCGCGCCCCGGGGAGGGGACGACCCGCTGTTGCCGTTCGGGGATGAGGAACAGGCGTATTAG
- the nadE gene encoding NAD(+) synthase, producing MAHVRDVAKLAGFIEQWLRARVAEAGARGIAVGLSGGIDSAVVAGLGRRAFGRAMLALIMPCHSAPSDAEDARLVADALDIPCGTVDLVPAYEALVEELEKTGALSEPARANLKARLRMSTLYAAAQSRSLLVCGTSNKAEVVTGYFTKFGDSAADLLPLADLLKGEVRAVAAHLGVPERIVKKAPSAGFWEGQTDEQDMGIAYDDLDRYLATGEAEPALRERIEERRSKSEHKRRPVPVCVPDV from the coding sequence TTGGCGCATGTCCGTGATGTGGCGAAGCTGGCCGGTTTCATTGAGCAATGGCTGAGGGCGCGTGTGGCCGAGGCCGGGGCGAGAGGGATCGCCGTCGGGCTGTCCGGCGGCATCGATTCCGCGGTCGTCGCGGGCCTGGGGCGGCGTGCGTTCGGCCGGGCCATGCTGGCGTTGATCATGCCCTGTCACAGTGCGCCGTCGGATGCCGAGGACGCCCGGCTGGTCGCGGATGCCCTCGACATTCCCTGCGGTACCGTGGACCTCGTTCCGGCCTACGAGGCTCTCGTCGAAGAACTGGAGAAGACCGGAGCGCTCTCCGAGCCGGCGCGCGCCAACCTGAAGGCCCGGCTGCGGATGTCGACGCTCTATGCCGCGGCGCAGTCCCGTTCGCTGCTGGTCTGCGGAACGAGCAACAAGGCGGAGGTGGTGACGGGCTACTTCACGAAGTTCGGGGATTCGGCCGCCGACCTTTTGCCGCTCGCGGATCTTCTCAAGGGGGAGGTGCGCGCCGTGGCGGCCCATCTCGGCGTGCCGGAACGCATCGTAAAAAAGGCCCCGAGCGCCGGGTTCTGGGAGGGGCAGACGGACGAACAGGACATGGGCATAGCCTACGACGATCTGGATCGCTACCTGGCGACCGGCGAGGCGGAGCCCGCCCTCCGGGAACGGATCGAGGAGAGGCGGAGCAAGAGCGAGCACAAGCGCAGGCCCGTGCCGGTCTGCGTTCCCGACGTATAG
- the queA gene encoding tRNA preQ1(34) S-adenosylmethionine ribosyltransferase-isomerase QueA: MSSSVQRALVHEDLFDLNAYDYPLPEDRIAQMPAEPRDSSRLLDWRVGDGRVEHRRFRDILEFLRPNDLLVLNDTRVLPARLLGRRLPGGGGVELLLLSPCSQDFQTWKALVRPGRKLHPGAEVLVGDRKIGIEALAEGGTRIVRVGSGREDVLSFLDAFGRMPLPPYIHGDGDWKEAYQTVFALREGSVAAPTASLHFTRKLLEDIDALGVRRAWVTLHVGLGTFRPVRSADIRDHDIHDEYCEIPRATALAIRECRAAGGRVVAAGTTVARTLESMSDGNGVRSGRMDTRLFIYPGFEFRVVDALITNFHLPKSSLLMLVAAFAAGLGGWRGEEERALSALHEVYALAVAEGYRFFSFGDAMLLHR; the protein is encoded by the coding sequence ATGAGTTCCTCCGTCCAGCGAGCGCTCGTGCATGAGGATCTGTTCGACCTGAATGCTTATGATTACCCTCTTCCTGAGGACAGGATCGCCCAGATGCCCGCGGAGCCGAGGGACTCCTCCCGGCTTTTGGATTGGCGCGTGGGAGACGGAAGGGTTGAACATCGCCGGTTTCGTGATATTCTTGAGTTCCTGAGGCCGAACGACCTCCTGGTTCTGAACGACACGCGGGTGTTGCCTGCGCGACTTCTGGGACGAAGGCTTCCTGGCGGGGGCGGCGTGGAGCTGCTTCTTTTGAGCCCCTGTTCGCAGGATTTCCAGACGTGGAAAGCCCTCGTCAGGCCGGGGCGGAAACTGCATCCGGGAGCCGAGGTCCTCGTTGGAGACCGCAAGATCGGGATAGAGGCTTTGGCCGAGGGAGGAACCCGTATCGTCAGGGTCGGTTCGGGGCGGGAGGATGTTTTGTCCTTTTTGGATGCTTTTGGCCGAATGCCCCTCCCCCCGTATATCCATGGGGACGGCGATTGGAAAGAGGCGTATCAGACGGTCTTTGCGCTGAGGGAAGGGTCGGTGGCGGCCCCGACGGCGAGCCTGCATTTTACGCGGAAACTCCTGGAGGACATCGACGCCCTCGGGGTTCGAAGGGCGTGGGTGACGCTGCACGTCGGGTTGGGGACCTTCAGGCCGGTGAGGTCCGCGGATATTCGGGATCATGACATTCATGACGAGTACTGCGAAATTCCACGGGCGACGGCCCTGGCGATACGGGAGTGCCGTGCGGCGGGCGGTCGGGTTGTCGCCGCCGGGACCACGGTCGCCCGCACACTCGAGTCCATGTCCGACGGGAACGGGGTCCGTTCCGGAAGGATGGATACCCGTCTTTTCATCTACCCCGGCTTCGAGTTTCGCGTCGTCGATGCTCTGATCACGAATTTTCACCTGCCGAAGAGTTCGCTGCTCATGCTGGTGGCGGCTTTTGCCGCAGGTTTGGGGGGCTGGAGGGGCGAGGAGGAGCGGGCGCTGTCGGCGCTGCACGAGGTCTACGCCCTGGCCGTTGCCGAAGGATATCGTTTCTTCTCTTTTGGCGACGCCATGTTGCTCCATAGGTAG
- the ruvA gene encoding Holliday junction branch migration protein RuvA, with amino-acid sequence MIRCLTGEVLGVTEASVLLDVHGLGFDVLCSRGALALCRPGERVRLTTFLQVSEAGASIFGFADERERELFLKMTTIKGIGGRTGMAILAALSVDDILRAVSLSDVPAFMRAPGVGRKTAERLCFELRNLLPEALVQSVPAPGNEPARPSQAVDTVGEALRSLGFSQPDVGAVLGLIRAARGEDFDRMNEEALLKAALKELRRGAR; translated from the coding sequence GTGATCCGCTGCCTCACGGGAGAGGTCCTCGGCGTCACCGAGGCCTCCGTCCTTTTGGATGTCCATGGCTTGGGCTTCGATGTGCTCTGTTCCCGGGGAGCTCTGGCGCTCTGCCGCCCCGGGGAGCGGGTGCGTCTTACGACTTTTTTGCAGGTGTCGGAGGCCGGCGCCTCGATATTCGGTTTTGCGGACGAGCGCGAGCGCGAGCTTTTCCTCAAGATGACGACGATCAAGGGGATCGGCGGCCGTACGGGCATGGCGATCCTGGCCGCGCTTTCGGTGGACGATATCCTGAGGGCCGTATCCCTCTCCGATGTCCCCGCCTTCATGCGGGCCCCCGGGGTGGGGCGCAAGACGGCCGAACGTCTGTGTTTCGAGCTTCGAAACCTCTTGCCCGAGGCGCTCGTGCAGTCGGTTCCGGCCCCGGGGAACGAGCCGGCCCGGCCGTCCCAAGCGGTGGACACGGTGGGGGAGGCCCTGCGCTCTCTGGGGTTTTCTCAGCCGGATGTCGGTGCCGTCCTGGGGCTGATTCGCGCAGCCAGGGGCGAGGACTTCGATCGGATGAACGAGGAAGCTCTCCTGAAGGCAGCCCTGAAGGAGCTTCGTCGGGGGGCCCGTTAG